The DNA sequence TTTTTAAGTATGCACCCTTTACTCAAACTTCTTCCACTATATATTTTTAGGTacttagaggtcgcacttggtgcgatggcaagtgccttcgcccatgagctgtaggtctcgggttcgagacttgggagcagcctctctataaatgggggtaaggctagccgacattcacctctcccagaccctgcgtaaaacgggagccttgtgcactgggtacgaccttttaggTACATGCGTACATGCATCAAGATACAGGAGGACATCTAGGCTTTCCGGCTGTCAATTTGCTGTATCAAAATCACAGTTGTCTAGTTTATCATTAAAAAGCTTTACCAAGTGGCAATTAGATGCGTTGgaattgttttgttgttttctttcttttgtgattttggtctttcttttttgtctttCCCTATAGAATCCTAAAAAGTAAAGCAACTAGAGAAGAAGAAATATTTCATTcctaaagaaaaccaaaatccaCACATTTAGAACAGGTTCCTAATCATAGTTAAACTTTGGTCTGAAGACTCTGAGAATAGGGGAGTTGTAAACTTTTTCTTCATGTTCCTAATCATAGTTAAACTTTGGTCTGAAGACTCTGAATATGTCCTGATGACGGACAAATACACGTGCTAACAACAATAGGGCATGTAACCGCTTACAATTTGCTAAGGATTCTGCGGGATGACACATAGATTAGACTAATCAGGCGATACAAATTTAAATTGCCTAGCAAGGATAAAACCAGAGGAACACTCTAAATGCTTGCTTGATAACACACCAATTTCATCTCGATAAGTGACCTTATCTTATTTTCATTATAGGAGTCTTAAACATAAccaattcaactttttttcattaatatagaagtttacaagcAATCATCACATAAACTGGTGAGCAGTTTGATCAGAAGGTGCATATTCATATTTAGCGTCGAAACTCAAAAAATACAAAGGATTCAGTTTCTAGCTGTTAACTCATTAACTAACTAAAACAAAAGGTGAATTCAATaaagtcgtacccagtgcacaaggctcccgctttacgcagggtctgggagaggtgaatgtcggctagccttaccccatttatggagaggctgctcccaaggtGAATTCAATGCAGAAAGATAATAATCAAACTTACACAAAGCCAGCAACCAAGAGAGCAGTTAGTTAGCTATCCTCATCTTTCTGAAGGTTGCCACAGACATTGCACTCCATGACATTCGAAGAAGTTCCGTCATCTTTTGGGGGCAATGGAGCAAGAGTGCCCCAGCAATTGGTTCTATTGCACATGAACCTGAGAAAGAAATAGGCGTGTGGGAAATCGGATTCCCCTTGGGCTTGAGCTTCGGCTTCTTCGACGTTATTCCCGGCTTCCCGTTGGGCTTGAGCTTCGGCTTCTTCAATGTTATTTCCGGATTCCAGTTCTGATTCCAAGGCTGCTTCCATTTCCTGGTCTTGGTCCTCATCCATacactcttcttcttcctcacccTCATTGTCAGACCAATTAGTTTCCACCTTGCAGCGATCACATTGGCAAGCGAAGCCATAGTCCTCCGCCAGAGTCCTCTGCCGGTTCGAATAGCTCTGGTTAACCGGAAAATAGCTCAGGCAAATCTCCCTCCCCGCTGGAACATCATGGATCATCCTGATAACCATGTCGGTGTTGTGTTCGCTGTCTGTGTCGATATAATCGAAGCGGCAGGCATTGGGGAGGCAGTCGTGGTTAAAGAACGAAGCTTTCGGATAAATGGCGTAGGCCCTGCTCGCTCTCTGCGACAATTCCGTGAAGGGTTCCATCAATCCGAAGGCGTTGAGCTTGTCCTTGGCCAGCAGGGCCGCCGAGAGCTCCACCGTAAACGGCTGCTCTAGGAACACTGGGTGGGGAGCACAGAGTGTCGAGATGAGAGAGTGAAGAAACTGGGCAGCAGCCGTGGTGTCGGCGTCGGCGAGGTCGTGTGGCTGGCCCTGGAGAGACAATAGAATCTGGAAATCGGAAGGGGAAACCGCCGCGAGGTTGTAGGCGGCGATCAGGAAACTAGCCTGGACCTGCCGCTCGAGCGGCTGGCCGGAGAGCGGCGAAGGGGAGTCACGGAGAAGGCGGAGGGCATAGCAGGCCCAAGGGGAGTGAGAGGATGAGAGAGCGGTGGAGAGGCAATTCGGGCCGCAGAAGACATGGTGCGAACACAATGGACATACTTGGGGTTGAGCTTGAGGTTGGGGTTTTTGTAAGGTTTTGAAGCAGTGTTGGCAGTAAGGTTGGGGAGAAGGAGCAACGAGAGAAAGAGCGGAGTAGAGGAGGATCGGAGAGTCTCTGAGAACTATTTCGCCGCCCCTGAGTGGCTGAGCAGCCACTAACCCCCGTCCTCTCCCTTCTATCTCCGTTACCCTCAATGATTCCTTCGTCATATCCGTTTGCTTCCTGCGGTTTTCGGTCAGTTGCCTCAGACAATCAGAGGTGTGACCAAAAATTAAATGACTATCGCtatcaccctaaaccctaaacccttccttTTTTCACACGTaagtcgttttttttttttttaaccctaaGCCCCGGAAACCCTTTTACCCTTTGCTTCATTTTTTGTTTGGGGCTAAAGAGTTTGGCCAAGTGATTTAATCTCagttaagattttttttttttttttttttaatcaaacgtAAGGTACACATTTTATATACAAGCAGAGAATGCCTTAAATGCTTTTGTTCAAGACATTGTGATGTATCAAGTTAAATTTACTAAATAtcacttgtataaaaaaaagttaagatAATTAATTCACCTACTTCAACCTCGTACACAAGATATAGCGCTATAAACCTGGTTGAATGCCCTCATAGATCGAGTTTAACTTGTGCATTTGAAGTAGTGAATTGGGCACAAGTAATTGTTTCGACATATAAGCTAAACATAATGAGTTatgaatatataataaaataaattttataacatattattatCCATAAGTTACAAGTCCCGTCTTACAAAATCTAACCAATCTTTACCAATCCAATCTCATTCCTAAAGCTCAATCCCATCCAACCTACCAAATAGATCTAAATGCTAGAGTAGATTAAATTAGGTTCATGGGCCTCCATTCCTCTCATGGCCAGAAAATCCAAAGCACCATGTTCACGCATTGGATTTAAGCCCAAAGAGAAACTTGAGTTGGAAGTTTTGACGTCTAAATAGGTAGCCGCCGTATATTTATTATCGTGGCCAAGTTCTTGTCCTTGTTTTTGGTTGTGGTAAAGGTCGGTTCCGGAGAAATCCAAAATTGCAAGGGGTGGGACGACGGGTTGATCTAATCTAACCAGGGTTAAAAGTTGGGTTAGGGTTAGGCCCAGCGGTGCCTGGTGGTACTATATAAACCGAACGTCCCTTCTGTCAGCTCTTGTTTTAATATCAAAGTATCCTCCGCTCTCGACTCTCCAGGAGCTCTTGGCTGCGCGCTTTCCATCAGGTCCTCCCCTTTCCGCCTTTTTATTGTAGTTATTATTTTGTTCTGCGATTTTTCTAAGGTTCATACGCGATTTTTCTAGGGTTGTTATGCGACTTTTTCTAGGGTTATTATGCGATTTCTCTAAGGTTCTTATGCGATTTTTCTAGGGTTCTTATGCGCTTTTGTTCTCTCAATTGTTTCGATCTGCTGTTTAATTCTGTCGAATTTGAAAATTGGTATATTTTATATTCCCTGTGCAGTATGCATATTGTGATTGCTGATTTTTTTTCTGAAGATATGCAATCAATTCGTGTATGattgttatttttttacttttttgttaCATGCTTTTTGTTTTTGCGTTGAAATCATCAGGTTTTATGCATAATTTGTGGTTGTATTGATATGCCCTGTGATTAATAGTTTCCATCGTGAATAATTGTTGCTGTATTTTATGCTTGATAGCATGTATCTATTATTTTTAGCTGAATTTTGTCAATTGTTGCCGGGGATGTGTGTTTTTGGGTATATGCATGCGTCTCATCCCTTGTTACGTGCTATGGCTGGATTTGAATAGATTGCATGAAAGTATGTAGTGTGGAGGCATTCTggtattttataaatttagatTGTGTGCCCCTCAGAATATGTGGTAACATGTGTAATTAGGATGCTTATTCCTTTTAATGTGGATTCAACGGCTCCAGATTCAGTATTTATAGTTATAACTTTTGCATTCAAGCTATTACCTTATTGCTGCTTGTTTTGCATTTCGGGTTGTCCTCTGTTTAGCACTTTCAACGTGAAATGCATGACTTCTTTTTGTGTTCTACGGATTCGGTGTTTATAGTTAGAACATCTTACCTTTTATGCTTCTTCATTTGCATGTTGGGTTGTCAGCTGCTTAATTCTTTCAACATGAAGACTTCTTGTCGTGTTCTccaaattcattttttataGTTAGACCTCTTAACTTATATGcttcttcatttcattttgtttgtcGTCTGCTTAACTCTTCCAACATGAAATTGTGACTTGTTGTGTTTTTCGAACAGTGTATGTAGTTATCATACAACTCTTGCATTCTAGTTCTTAACTTATAtgcttcttcattttcatttttgttgttgGCTGCTTAAACCTTCCAAAGTGAAATGCGCGGATATTTGTTGTGTTCTTTGAATTTAGTATTTATGGCTAAAATTTCTGCATCCTGGCACTTTACAATTTGTTACTTCTTGTTTCGTATTTTGCCTTTACTTATTGAGTTTTACTCTGTCTTGTAATTGGTGGCCTTATTTCATCTGGTTTTGTTCTTTTGAAACTCATCTGCTCAATGTTATTTTGCAGGCCATCATTTGTTGTTTCAGCTGTTGCTGTAATTCTTCAGAATGGCAGATGGTCACGAGACTGATAAGAACATTGAGATTTGGAAGATTAAGAAACTGATCAAGGCACTTGAAGCTGCAAGGGGTAATGGAACCAGCATGATTTCTCTCATCATGCCTCCCCGGGATCAGATTTCTCGTGTGACTAAGATGCTTGGTGATGAATTTGGAACTGCATCGAACATTAAGAGCAGGGTGAATCGTCAATCTGTTCTTGGGGCTATTACTTCTGCGCAGCAGAGGCTCAAGCTTTACAACAAGGTTCCTCCTAATGGGCTTGTGTTGTACACAGGTACCATTGTTACTGACGATGGGAAGGAGAAAAAGGTTACCATTGATTTTGAGCCTTTCAGGCCCATCAATGCATCTCTTTACCTCTGTGACAACAAGTTCCATATTGAAGCGCTGAATGAACTCTTAGAATCTGATGACAAATTTGGCTTCATTGTCATGGATGGAAATGGGACACTTTTTGGGACATTAAGTGGAAACACTAGAGAGGTGCTTCATAAATTTAGTGTTGACCTTCCAAAGAAGCACGGAAGAGGAGGGCAATCAGCTCTACGTTTTGCTCGTCTTCGAATGGAGAAGAGACACAACTATGTTAGGAAGACAGCGGAGCTTGCAACCCAGTTTTATATTAATCCTGCCACCAGTCAGCCCAATGTTTCAGGATTAATACTCGCTGGGTCAGCTGACTTCAAAACTGAGCTTAGTCAGTCAGATATGTTTGATCCTCGTCTGCAGGCCAAAATACTGAATGTGGTGGATGTTTCTTATGGAGGAGAGAATGGTTTCAACCAGGCTATTGAGTTGTCGGCAGAGATCCTGTCCAATGTGAAATTCATACAGGAGAAGAAGTTGATAGGAAAATACTTTGAGGAGATCAGCCAGGATACAGGAAAGTATGTTTTTGGTGTGGACGACACACTAAAAGCTCTAGAGATGGGTGCTGTCGAAATTCTTATTGTGTGGGAAAGTCTCGACATCAATCGGTATGTGCTGAAAAGTATTTCTGGCGAGATTATAGTGAAGCATTTCAACAAGGAGCAGGAGAACAACCAGAGCAACTTCCGGGATGCTGCCAATGCGGACCTAGAGGTTCAGGACAAGATGTCACTGCTGGAGTGGTTTGCTAACGAGTACAGGCGCTTTGGTTGTAGTCTTGAGTTTGTCACCAATAAGTCACAGGAGGGGTCACAGTTCTGCCGTGGTTTTGGTGGAATTGGGGGGATTCTTCGCTACCAGCTTGATATGAGGTCGTTTGATGAGTTTTCTGACAATGAAGAAGTTTATGACGATTCTGAATAGCAATCAATCAACTCTTCCCCAAAACTGGTGCAGGAAGGTGGGGTGCAAAAAGCCTGCACCAGTGCGCTCGGAGTCgtggttgctgctgctgctcctGAGCTATTGACAGAAACATGCTCACGCTTGATTGAGGTATTTCTTCCCTCTTTAATCTagataaaattattttcttttacagCGATCAGTCCCTTTAtcgtgtctttatttcttgaagGACATTACATTGTTATCTGATCCTGAAAACCTTGATCTGGTGATTTCATCTGGATCGCAGAAGAGGCAAGGAAAATCGATCATATTGGACGAGGATACAACGCCGAGGGCTGCTTCCTTTGGGCCAAGACCTTCCGAACATATGCACCCATGTATCGAGAACCCCATAATGATGCTGCATTGTGGTCCTTGGGGTTGCGCATCGCATTTGGTTATGTAGTTGTATTTTGTGGTTTACTTGTGACTTAAgccgtgtcgtgtcgtgtcgtgtcgtgtctgTCTTGTGAAACAATTTACTAGCATCGATGTGGTATTGTCTGTCTTGTGAGACAATTTACTAGTGTCGTGGCGGCGCATCTTTGAGATGGAGCCGGGCTGAATAATCATGTTTGAACTAGGAGTTACGTTTCTCTTATCTGCTTGTGATGACTCTAAACAAGTAAACCTATGCTTATTGTGGCTAATACTCCTCATCTTTCTTGGTA is a window from the Malus domestica chromosome 16, GDT2T_hap1 genome containing:
- the LOC103433129 gene encoding histone-lysine N-methyltransferase ASHR2-like: MTKESLRVTEIEGRGRGLVAAQPLRGGEIVLRDSPILLYSALSLVAPSPQPYCQHCFKTLQKPQPQAQPQVCPLCSHHVFCGPNCLSTALSSSHSPWACYALRLLRDSPSPLSGQPLERQVQASFLIAAYNLAAVSPSDFQILLSLQGQPHDLADADTTAAAQFLHSLISTLCAPHPVFLEQPFTVELSAALLAKDKLNAFGLMEPFTELSQRASRAYAIYPKASFFNHDCLPNACRFDYIDTDSEHNTDMVIRMIHDVPAGREICLSYFPVNQSYSNRQRTLAEDYGFACQCDRCKVETNWSDNEGEEEEECMDEDQDQEMEAALESELESGNNIEEAEAQAQREAGNNVEEAEAQAQGESDFPHAYFFLRFMCNRTNCWGTLAPLPPKDDGTSSNVMECNVCGNLQKDEDS
- the LOC103433128 gene encoding eukaryotic peptide chain release factor subunit 1-3-like, with the translated sequence MADGHETDKNIEIWKIKKLIKALEAARGNGTSMISLIMPPRDQISRVTKMLGDEFGTASNIKSRVNRQSVLGAITSAQQRLKLYNKVPPNGLVLYTGTIVTDDGKEKKVTIDFEPFRPINASLYLCDNKFHIEALNELLESDDKFGFIVMDGNGTLFGTLSGNTREVLHKFSVDLPKKHGRGGQSALRFARLRMEKRHNYVRKTAELATQFYINPATSQPNVSGLILAGSADFKTELSQSDMFDPRLQAKILNVVDVSYGGENGFNQAIELSAEILSNVKFIQEKKLIGKYFEEISQDTGKYVFGVDDTLKALEMGAVEILIVWESLDINRYVLKSISGEIIVKHFNKEQENNQSNFRDAANADLEVQDKMSLLEWFANEYRRFGCSLEFVTNKSQEGSQFCRGFGGIGGILRYQLDMRSFDEFSDNEEVYDDSE